Part of the Nicotiana sylvestris chromosome 2, ASM39365v2, whole genome shotgun sequence genome, aggcttatttccaGTAGactactaaatagataaacatatttacggtggagtcccatatggataagcttcttcaggaaacttatttacaacggagtactaaatgaacatccataatataatatattcatAACACGCACAATATTCTAGTTTTGCGGCCATTATGCTTTTCTGATATATGTAGCCACTCATCTACAAATAATGGCCGCATGGCATTtgctttttttattattatttatgtcTCTCTTTTATATTATTCTGTCTTCTTCTTCGTGTTATCGTACGATACTATCCTAAAACAAAGAAAACCTGAGAAAGAGGGTTTTTACATGATAAAAACTAGAAAATTATGTCCACTTCAACTAGTACAACCCCttatattttctttatttgtgaAATAGCAAAAGAAAGATATTATTTACACTATAATATCTTATTTAGTGAGAGTGTGAATTGATCTGTTTTTTTCTCTTGCGGGAGGAGATGAGGGGCTACATACTTAATAAATCGCTTCAAATAcatttttttaaaatagtttgtTACTGTTCAACAATTGAATAACTTTTACTCCTATTTATTCATTGATCATTAGACTGTTGATATGTAATTTAACAACTGAGAAAGAATAAATTGCTTCAAAAATTGGGCTAAGTTGCTATTGGGAGCCCAAAAGGAGGAAAATCTATGCATTGAAAATAATAGCTATTACTTGTCAATAAATTGGCCTAAATGCCATTTCGGGTCAATAGGAAAAACATAAGCTAATAAAAAAGTTTGGGGCCCATAGACTGCCGTTTTATCTAagagaaaatctcactttatatccattaatttcaaactatttacCTTTTAATGCACAGGCCCAAAATATTTATTACTCCTATCCATGCGACACAAACTATTTACCCGATTATTCATTTATTCTATTAAAATAGCTCTTCTTTCTACACTGAGAATTTGGACGAGGGCACAACTTCAGGTTACCCCTAGTAGGTAGTTGATGACTCTATAGGAGCAGAGAAATTTGGGTAAAAACCCAAGATTAAAGAAGGCTTGGTCTTAATTTTAGTAACTCCAGATACTTAAATTATTTTCTTGTTTGCTACTTCTTGACTTACTTGTAATTTTTTCTTACAAAATTGTTCTTCCATTTCCcttatattcttcttcaaaaagaaaTTAGATCTGATTATCTGAGAAGTTGACCTCTGGCTAGTTTCAATTCTACTATACTTTTTCTTGACTATTCTTTCCCTAGCTCTTGCTCTTGCCTTGGCTTAAAATTTTTATTGTGAAGATTTCTTGCTTGATTCAAAGTGGGTGCTGTTAAATATTGCTTATAATACCTTCTGAAAGTTCATAGTGGAATTTGATAGCATTTGGagctgatttgaggtgattgaATTGGAAATTTCAACTGAAAATCGAAAAAGAACACATCTACCCAATAGTATACTATTACGGTATACAATATAttgtaggagtatatagctatactgcaACAATATACTATTATAGTTTACAATATACTGCAACAGTATATTGTAATAATTGAAGAAGAACACAGTTACCTAACAGTATACCGCTacagtatacaatatactataggagtatatagttatactgTAATAGTATACTATTAAAatatacaatatattgttataGTATACTATAATAATATGCAATATACTGTAACAGTATGTTataatagtatacaatatactataatagtatacttattacccgtaaattcacttgcctttttccttttaatttgctttaagctTTTACCCAACGGGAGGGGCAAATTGAAAatgcaaatataaataaataaataaatatatataaatattataatATGCTATATAATGTAACGgtatactcttacaattagatccttttagaattttttgaaatttttattgacaactgatattatttcagtttaataaatgaattaatttttttaactcTTTGTGTATAATtgtatactctgttggtatagcTATATACAATACTGGTATTATTTGTCAGTTATTTTTTTTGGTTGTATTGgctacatttaattggtacacaatttattttttctttagtaataatataaaaaaaagaataataaaaaatagtgaaaatagtaaatgaaattagactataaagagaaaaagaatataaaaaagaagttaaatgaaattagaaaaggaaaaaagaaaaaaataagaagaaaacgagaaaaaagaaaaggagaaaagaaaaagaaaagaaaagaagcatagaaataaaaaagaattggagaataaagaaaaaatttctCACAAAACCTACTATGGGTAGGAAATATAATTAGTTTATGGGTAAAAAAATAAATAGGTAGAGAAGGATAAGAGGGTGTTTgcctaagcttataagctggtcaaactagcttataagcactttttggcttatctacgcgtttgatAAAATTAAAAGTCCTTATAAgttaaaaataagccaaaagccataagctTGTCGCCCTCTGCTTATGAATTTTTAGCTTATAAacactttaagtttgaccaaatTTTTTACTATTTATCTTtaaaatattctttttttttggaacAAAACTCTTACATCGATACTCACTGCTTCAAATATTGTTTCaaaccccctccccctcccccctcccctctTCAAGTCTACAATTCTTATTGACTATTTAAGATAAGCAAATTCTCTATTCCTTTGCATATTTGTATTTATGTGATAAATGAAGATATATCAAATTTTTGGTGTAATGCTTTTTAAGTGTTGTGGTGGTGAAGACAGTAtttgtttctcttcaaatattttgtcctatttaggtttattttttatTGAGAAATTTTtgtcaatttattaattattataacttatgattatatggttatcataaaataaattatatgtaTCATAAAAGTTATCTTGTCTAAGCGCAGTTGTATTTAAAATATAATGACAAATATAATATTTTGTGTTTGAATCGATCTAAaatctaaaattttgaagaaatcaCGCCCTTATAAGCATAAACAGTTCTAAGgttatttaagtcattttaacaaaaaaaGAGCTTATCAgcattttttttatcaaataaTGCAGCAACTTATTATTAATTTTAGCACTtatatccaaacacgtaactgcttacTAATTAAATcagtttcaacacttaaaagtgtttttcagcacctaatgcttataagctacttcaaatcagctaatccaaacgggctctaaatagttttatttttgtgagTAACTGTGTCAAAACTCCTCTATCTAAAGGATTTGAAGGAGAAAATATAGTTGTTTCGTCTTTTCTATTCCAAATCACTCCTATAAATGCTCTCTGCATTACATGCTTTTGGTGAAAAATTGTACTCGTGGTtttttaaaataaagtaaaattgtACTTGTACTGTTTGGCCATCATTGTTCCTTCTTTAGATATGTAATACTGTTTCTATTTATTAATTCTTGCATCAATTAATTTAGAACACAGTGTTCTGTGTTTTAGTTAGGAGTGTACAAATTGAACCGGAAAATCGTACCAAAcagaaaaatcaaaccaaaccaattaaaaaatccgactagctgatttgatttggtttgatattgagtaaaaaaaaacggaccaaaccgacatataaatatattatttttatatatatttaagataagattttatataaaattttctttaaaaaatatctaGAAATATTTGAGATTCTCTTACAGGATATAATATTTAACGGAATATGAAGTGTTCCATATTTATTAAccttaaataatgggttgtatgatCATTTTCTTATCAAATGTTACTGAAATGCATCAATCTCTTTGTTTTTCCATATATTCATATGTCAAGATGaattaaattcttatatctttttcgaatttgaagtgattattattatttaggtatcatattgatttttatgtttaatttttAGCCTCCCGAGGTAGGGATATGGTGTGCGTACACTCTACATTTtctagaccccactagtgggattctaCTGGGTTGTTGTGTATATCAACAAAAAATTATTGTCAGACgactaaaaaaataactaccATGTGTTACTAAATTctcccataagaatattttaatagataatatgtttgtcaatttttaaatttttactaaatatatatttacttataaaaaaattaacaaagtaagattaaagtaatatttaagtaacaaaaaactcaaaaaaatccAATAAAACTGAACCAATCCAAATCGATATAGTTGGTTTAGTtcggttttgataaaaaccgaaccaacccggtccatATACATACCTAGTTTTCATACATGATATTAGCAGCAATTTGCATCTATACAATTTTGCCATCATGTTTCTGCCTTTATGTTAAGCTCTAGTGCAACAATTAGTCATTGTAGTTTTCATTATGACAAAATAGAACACTCAATTTACAAAGAAAGACTTTTCCTATTAAATATACAGAAGATATGGGTTATGAGAGATTGTCTCAGTTAAAACATGTGACTACTCAACAAAGGTCTGAATGCCAAGGTCCATAGCCTTAGCCCTTAGGAAAGCCACTTGTTGCCTCGCCTTCTTGTAGATGTTCAATGGGAGTGTCCCTCGCTGACCTTCTTTGTGTCAAAAAAGGTAATGTGGGAACAATGAGAGTTAGCCTACCTTGTCGTACAAAATAATACACGGAACTCATGTTCGTAAGTGTGTAGTGATTTTCGTATATATGCTATTTGTTAAACTAAATATGCACACTCCAGATCCTCACAatataggggtaaggtctgcgtacacactaccctccccaaaccccatggtgtgggataatactgggtatgttgatAGCACATTTTCACGCTCCATCACTTTCTCATCCCCTCACCCATTGCTTAAGAACTTCTCCCTACTGCACTGAGCTAGGGAGGCGGAGAGTAGGGGTACCCTAGAAAGAAACAAAGAACGACACTAGTCTGAGATGATGACTTGATATTCTAAACTAAAATGTAAAGGAGGTAGATCTAAGGTAAAAACTTATACTAATAACCAAGGATAACAAATATTTTTTACAAACAAATATTCAATAAATGACTGACCTGATATTCGGAAGAAGAAAACACTTCCGCACTTCCAGAAAGATCTTCAAATACTTCCCTTCAAACCAAAACACATCAACTTGGAGAAATTAAGAGCAGAAGCAACATTGGATAAAGAAATGAATAAATCAGTAACCAAATGATACCTgttttataaggaaagaaaaaataatcaaattataccttGTATATCCACCAATAtgaacttttccattgcaaaactccaagatGAGTACAATTTGCTTCTCAGAAGACCACAAATGGAAAAGCCATTTATATATGTAAGGTACTGCCTTAAAAAATCCCTAGCAAGCTACTTTAAGAGGTTAAACACCCTGCTATAGTGTTGTTATAGGGAGTTGGAAATTCCAGGGACAGAGATGACACATAAAGTGAAACTTTACAGCAATATGATAATACTATCAACTACTTATATGATCAGGCAACCAGGCATCTAAAATAGCCCCATGAAATTGACACCATTCTGAGTTTTCAAATGTCTTGCCTCGGCCTGCTACCTTTTTGGAGTCAATAAACTGTAAACTTTTATAAAATGCCAAAGGTTCTTCCATCACACTCCACGATGTTATATTCAAATCAAAACCTAAATAAGGAATTTAAGACAACAGTTCAGGTCATGTAAAAGAAACTCACACACATTCTTCAAACAAACCCGTATTTGATGGGGTGTAAAAAATATTAATAGATAGGATTAAATGAGGGCTTCCTGGAGCCAGCTACATAAAGGATCCTGCAGCTAGCTTATCACTAATGGATGGTATGCCAGAGATATACTGTCTTTAAGAGAGAAGAGCAAACTAAAATTCCAATGGATTTACAGGACTGAGATCCCTTTTCGAAACATAGAACTAGAAGCCCATCAACTAGAATGACAAAGAGGACGGCTAGCTTTAAGTCCAGGAACCAGGATTAGCCGACATACAGATGCTAGCTTTGAAATCCATACAATAGGATTAGCCAACATAGAAATGCTATATTTGAAATCCATGCAAGAACATTAGCTAATATTGAGAGAAGCATTAAATAAGCAGTTTGTACCATTAATATAGCAGGAAACACATGATTTTGAAGTGGTGTTCCTTCTGccctaaaaaaataaagaaaagaaaaattcgaTGAGCACACTAGTTCCTCAATGATAGAGCTATGTTTGATTAGTGTGTTAGAACATCAGCAGATAAAACTAATGAGGGCTTCCTTGAACCAGCTCTGAGGAGGACCCTGCAACAAGCATATCATTTTTAGACGGTAAGCAAGACATATACAGTTATTAAGAGAAAGGTCAAACTAAAACCCAAGAGATTTACAGGATTGATCTCTTTTCAAAATATACAACCAGAATCCATCAACCAAGTTTACAAGGATAACTGCAAGCTCTAGAATACATGCAAGAGCATTAGCCAACATTGGGCAAAGCAGTAATTTGCAGTTTGTACAGCTAATATCATAAAAAGACCTGATTCTGAGGTGGTTTTCCTTCTTCCCTAAGAAATGTAAACTTTGATGCACACTCCCTGATACAGCTAAGCTTTCGCAACAGCAATAGCCTAAACATTTTCAGCAAGCATTTCCTTTCGCTTCAACTCCAATGCCATACATTCATTCTCAAGTTTAATCCTCTCATTTTCCATTCTCATCATTTCCAATTCGATGTCCTTTTTCCTGCTAAATCTTTTCCAATTGAAACGCTCTTTCTCCAATTCCAACATTTGCGCCTGAATTTGTAGCTTCTGTTCTTCTAGCTGAAACGAACGATGATCCATCCACTGCTTCTGCAGAATATCAGCTTTGTTGCATTCGGAAAACATTTGATTGGCATCAGTGTTTGCCTTCTGAGGTTGAGAAATGAAAGTCCTATTACCATCGACAGTAGTCAAGAAATTACCAAAAGTAACAATTTCATGACCCTGGCATTGTTTTATCCTCTTTGAAAAACCTCCTGACATCCCATGTAACCTGTGCTCCCTAGGCAAGCTATGATTCTCTTCATACTCATCTTGGTCCTCCACCAAGTGAGTTTCGTGATCATCATCATCATTGTCATCTTGCAGGTGCTTCCTAACATCATTGTCATCATGCTCATCTCTACTTGTAAGAGCCAAACGTAATGAACGCTGCAGTTCAAGGTCTGGGGGCAGATGTAAGCGGTTCCCATTATGGTAGGAACACATCTCTTCATAATGCAGATGTTTTGAACTTAAGATTTTCCTAACTTCCTCCTTTCCTTTCTCTGATACGTGATCCAGCACATCCAAAAGAGCAGGATTCTCAACTACCTCACAGGAAGTTCCTCTGCCAAGGATCTCATTGAGTCTTTTATACCTCTTGTTTAGGTCATTGAATTTATCCTCGCACTGTTGAGGTGAAACAAAATGATCCCTTTCAGCCATGACTTTTGACACTGACTTCCATTTCCCTTTCTTATGCAAATTAGAGCattttcttcttccaccatactcTGCAGCAGTCTCTTCGCCTATGTAAGAAACAGCAGTTATCAACAGCCTCACCATCTGATCGGTCCATTTCACACGCTGCCATGGGGTAGCCTTTTTCCCCCTATTCAGGTCATTGAGACCATCAGCAGCATCTTCAGTAAAACTTGGTTCATCTTCATCACTTGCAGACTTACCCTGATCAGCCAAAGAAATATTCTGGTTACAATCCTGCTGCATACTACCTATAGTGAGGGGGAAATTTGCATTAATTGCCCCTTGTTTCGAATGAGACTGATAATGTTGAAGCTGTTGATGATTAGCCCTCATGGAGCCTTGCAAATCAAAACAACTATTCCCTGGCATCATATTTCCTGATCATAAATTAATTGCTTTCCATTACTTAAAAGTAACAATTAAATACAAAATTCAGAACTGGAATTAACATAGAAAACCCTTTCCTCAAAAACCCTTCAAGACAAACAAAAGCACCAAATCATGAACGATATCACCTATGCAAACTAACACCTTCACAACCAGGCAAAAAGAAAAGAGATCCAAAACTGAAGAATGAAGATCTGTTCTCACTTTCAGATAAATTCTAATTTTCTTCCACAAATAAAGAACTGGTAATTTTTAAAAGTGAACAACTTACACAATGCTGACGATCTGTTGAGCCCTATTACAACTTCCACCACTTCAAACCAAATTCAAAGCCTTTTTCACTACTGCGAGAAAAGACAAGAAAGGTACACTTGTAGGGAGTTTTTTACATATTAAAGACATAACAGCCTATTCCGGGTTTACTAGATTCAACGTATCGAGGATCTACGGGCCCCCTTTCGCCATATTTTCCGTGACACACACACGTAGCTGAATAAGCACCTCCGCCAGATAGgtataggtttttttttttttccttttttatttaaaaaaaaaaaagttaaagagCTAATGCCGGCGAACTAAAGAATAACATCCTCATGCCTAGGGGTGGACATTGGGCACTTTGGATCGAATATAAAAATTTtgatttgaattttcatttttttggatTGAAAAAATGACCATTCAAATTTAATTCAAATAAGCTCGTATAACAatccgaccgatcattttgagttGTAGCATTTCGTTTCGTGATTTGCGACTTTGAGCAGCCTCATCTTCCgtgcatggttgattttgattttcgAGTGGTTCAGGATGAATTTGATAGAGTGATTTTCAATTtggaagctttaaattggaagaattgaccaaggattgacttttgagtaaatacCCTCAGCTTGGTAATTTGATGAAtccttcgtatggtgattttgaacttgggcgtatgttagGATTTGAATTTGAATGTTTCTAGAAAGTTTTGGCTTTATTTGTCGAAAGTTGCCAAttagaaaaatgagagagttcataggtttgaccgggagttgaatTTGGTGTTATCAAACTCCTATTGTGGTTTTGAGACATTTATTAGGTTCATTTAGTTAattggaacttgtgtgcaaagtttggttgtaatccgaaatatgtaAGTGTGTTTCGGATGCGTTCGACAAATTTGCAGGTTTAAAAGTTAAAAGAATGATTTTGATCTTCGattattgattttgatgttatttataatgttttgagcctttggataagtttggatgatgtatttggacttgttggtatgatcgAATAGGGTCCTGTGGGGCCTCAATTGTGATTTGGGGTGGTTTCGGACCATTTTGgtgatggttggagttgctgttTTTTAGCAGATGTTAGTGTGCTTCGCGTTCACGGTCAAAGCGATGTGTTTGCGAAGTCTATGTTTGGTGCTAGGTTTGTTGATCTTTGCGCTCGCGAGTAAGTGTTTCGCATCCACATAATGCTGGTTCTAGGTATATCACGTTCGCAAGGAGTTAAAGCAGGCAGGGGAAATTTTTGCCTTCAAGTTCGCGAAAGTGGGGGGATTGTTAGTTATTGCGATCATGACATTGATGCCACGATCGTGAAGTGAATTTGTTTAGTAGCTTTggtttgtgctttgcgaacgcaaAGTAGAGGTCCGTTCGCGAAGGGTACTGCTGAGTAGTGTATTTAGGATGTTATTTCGGGATTTTGAATCATTTCTCTCACATTTTGAGCTCTAGACTTGGAGAGAGGTGATTTTTCTTGGAGATTTTCATACAAGACTTTggggtaagtaatttctactcttttttttgtattatttCAAGAATCTATATGATTTATTAACACCCACAATATAAAATTTTGAGATAGAATTTGGGGTTTGACTACACTTTAAGTGAGTGTATTTTGGGGATTTGAGAATCGATGTGGACTCAATTTTGGATCTAATCGTATATTTGGACTCGACGGATTATGGTCATCGAAGCTTTATGGAGTGAGATTGCTTTATGGAATTCTTAAAAAATCGAAGCTTTATGGATTGAGATTGCTTTCTATAGCATTGTTCGTCTTCCTTGGTTGATGATTGGCTTGGATTTGTGTGATTGGAGGACTAGAGCGAGATTTCTACGCAATTTGTGGTTGAAGGCTAGCTGGACaagtgttacaccccatgtttttcgtacgtgaaagtacgccataagtaaattgatgaaagctcggaaaatgagatgttacatcccgtattttcatacgttaaagtttcatcgtaaattaatcgacataagtttgggaatgagattattttgataTTATAAGCATTATACTAATTTAAACAAGTgctgagtaaattcgtgaaggtgagaggataagcaaatcgaagaaaataaattttgtcaaagtttgacattttgggacaTAATACGAtctgagctataatacccggCATTTATGAACTTGGGCTCTACAAGGTACCACataaccatgatagtaagatgtataatgtatgttaaaagtgagtagtattttgaATAATTTGACATAATTCTTAAATtctgtgggtaattggttaatggTTGGATTAGTGAAAAATTACCTAAGTAATTAAGAAATTGGTAATTAACTAAGACATTTGGATAAAATTCTTGAAGCCCAAACGTGGCAGCAAACCTTGCCAATTGATGACTCTTAAAGTCACTTGATAAGGTGTCATTTTGAAGGCTTAGTCATCACCTTAGTGGGGCCCACACCCACTAAAGTATAAGATCTCTAATTCATTTAAGAGAGATTTATACAAATTTGCAAGGTAACGTGATTAGCTCAAATTTGCAATGGCAACGTGAGGCTTCTCTAAAATTACAAATTAAAGATGGTCATATTCAGTAAGGTAACGGTATTAAGCAAAATTTCATACGAAATTATACTGCGTAATAGCAACGGAattttgcaattctaagggagtgcggtgcaatccttctcaattctcctacttcgatccgccgttacgtgTTATCGCAATTGActtgtgttagagggattgtcaagagaatcggctcaggtatgttaaagttatcccttctttccttttggtatgatccataagatacaaacaaaacgagtaaatgtacaacttccataaatgattTTTTTCATAAAAATGCTAGAGATGCTCATGTTCTTGATTTCGTCCTATTATtgtatcatctgttcatgggtcttagaaaatacgtaagttgataaagtttacttcatgatattaatcaaggGCATAATGGTCTTACAGCGTTTCGagtgattttattgacgtactttctcctgcattgcattcatttatacatgtacattgaaccatgaccagatggagttatatatgtatatatatatatatatatatatatatatatatatatatctgtatgtgtatgggatatgagaaaaggttacggcgttatatatgcaccaccacctgattaactggtatacgttgatgatttgcgcacagtggccgagatgatatgatgggatgccctcagaggattgatgatgttatgaacgcatatacacatgcatggcatgacattataagtattaaatgattcacagagctattcagacttacatgccGAGTCTTTTActtcatgtttctctcatgtctattttttactgatttttattccttacatactcggtatattatttgtactgacgttccttttgcttggggacgctgtgtttcatgctcgcaggtcccgatagacaggtcgagagtacTCCAAGTAGGCtatagctcagcggaagatgttggtgcgctccatttgcttcggagttgcttgtttggtcagtatgatttagacgcgtattgtttggtatgtcgaggccctgtctcgacctttattataagtatgtactcttagaggcttgtagacagatgtcatatatacagatacttgtatggccttgtcggcctctATTTTAAGTATATAATGGAT contains:
- the LOC104245746 gene encoding uncharacterized protein isoform X2, which translates into the protein MRANHQQLQHYQSHSKQGAINANFPLTIGSMQQDCNQNISLADQGKSASDEDEPSFTEDAADGLNDLNRGKKATPWQRVKWTDQMVRLLITAVSYIGEETAAEYGGRRKCSNLHKKGKWKSVSKVMAERDHFVSPQQCEDKFNDLNKRYKRLNEILGRGTSCEVVENPALLDVLDHVSEKGKEEVRKILSSKHLHYEEMCSYHNGNRLHLPPDLELQRSLRLALTSRDEHDDNDVRKHLQDDNDDDDHETHLVEDQDEYEENHSLPREHRLHGMSGGFSKRIKQCQGHEIVTFGNFLTTVDGNRTFISQPQKANTDANQMFSECNKADILQKQWMDHRSFQLEEQKLQIQAQMLELEKERFNWKRFSRKKDIELEMMRMENERIKLENECMALELKRKEMLAENV
- the LOC104245746 gene encoding uncharacterized protein isoform X1; protein product: MMPGNSCFDLQGSMRANHQQLQHYQSHSKQGAINANFPLTIGSMQQDCNQNISLADQGKSASDEDEPSFTEDAADGLNDLNRGKKATPWQRVKWTDQMVRLLITAVSYIGEETAAEYGGRRKCSNLHKKGKWKSVSKVMAERDHFVSPQQCEDKFNDLNKRYKRLNEILGRGTSCEVVENPALLDVLDHVSEKGKEEVRKILSSKHLHYEEMCSYHNGNRLHLPPDLELQRSLRLALTSRDEHDDNDVRKHLQDDNDDDDHETHLVEDQDEYEENHSLPREHRLHGMSGGFSKRIKQCQGHEIVTFGNFLTTVDGNRTFISQPQKANTDANQMFSECNKADILQKQWMDHRSFQLEEQKLQIQAQMLELEKERFNWKRFSRKKDIELEMMRMENERIKLENECMALELKRKEMLAENV